A stretch of the Microscilla marina ATCC 23134 genome encodes the following:
- the mrdA gene encoding penicillin-binding protein 2 — translation MNDSRKWIILGLFTATGLTFLIKLFMIQVLVSDYKIKAESNAIRSIKIYPHRGLIYDRNGKLLAFNTPVYDLMVDLKKVKIKDTLAFCNFLSITKAQFDKNMKRVKVRGKQPKAFLKQISRKDFAKIQDKLIDYPGFYAESKIVRAYPHKSLANALGYIGEISKKQLKKEKDTANYYQQGDYIGISGLEAAYEKYLRGRRGVKMVYEDARGNKKGAYKGGKYDTASVAGKDLISSIDLELQKYGEQLMRNKRGAIVAIEPTTGEILTMISAPSYDPNLLTGREFSKNFGPLLLNKTKPLYNRAIRSKYPPGSTFKAVQALIGQEENVISSQTVFACNKSLVKCHWHPTVDLQRSIQHSCNPYYFNVFRRIIYQNKLVDSTGGVSKGSDGKIGYEKWRQHLLSFGLGAKTGIDLNNEKGGNVPSLSFYNRKFGEGKWKFSNIYSLSIGQGELGVTPLQMANIAAIIANQGYYYTPHLIKGIGKNKKKLPEFIKKHKVTIDPQYFKLIIDGMEGAVKAGTVAGYAIMPDITICGKTGTAQNPHGEDHSVFIAFAPKENPKIAIAVYVENAGFGGTWAAPIANLMIARYLKGKTLRPSTEKMVIEKSFIN, via the coding sequence ATGAACGACAGTAGAAAATGGATTATATTGGGGCTATTTACGGCTACCGGGCTTACCTTCCTTATCAAGCTGTTTATGATCCAGGTTTTGGTAAGCGACTATAAAATAAAAGCCGAAAGCAATGCCATACGTTCTATAAAAATATACCCACACCGAGGACTCATTTATGACAGAAATGGTAAGCTGTTGGCTTTCAATACTCCAGTGTATGACCTGATGGTAGACCTTAAAAAAGTAAAGATAAAGGATACCCTTGCCTTTTGTAATTTTTTGAGCATAACCAAAGCCCAGTTTGACAAAAACATGAAGCGGGTAAAAGTACGTGGCAAGCAGCCCAAGGCTTTTCTAAAACAAATTTCCCGTAAGGACTTTGCCAAAATCCAGGACAAACTCATTGACTACCCCGGCTTTTATGCCGAATCTAAAATTGTACGTGCTTATCCTCATAAAAGCCTGGCAAATGCCTTGGGATACATCGGAGAAATAAGCAAAAAACAGCTAAAGAAAGAAAAAGACACGGCTAACTATTACCAACAGGGCGACTACATTGGTATTAGTGGGCTGGAGGCTGCTTATGAAAAGTATTTGCGTGGACGACGTGGAGTAAAAATGGTATATGAAGACGCTCGAGGTAATAAAAAAGGGGCGTATAAAGGAGGAAAATACGACACTGCTTCAGTGGCGGGCAAAGACTTGATTTCGAGCATAGACCTTGAACTACAAAAATACGGTGAACAACTCATGCGCAACAAACGGGGAGCTATAGTAGCTATTGAACCTACTACTGGCGAAATTTTAACTATGATTTCGGCACCTTCGTATGACCCTAATTTGTTGACAGGGCGTGAGTTTTCAAAAAACTTTGGCCCCTTGTTGCTCAACAAAACCAAACCTTTGTACAATCGTGCCATTCGGTCTAAGTACCCGCCAGGTTCTACTTTTAAGGCAGTACAAGCATTGATTGGGCAAGAAGAAAATGTAATTTCATCACAAACAGTATTTGCCTGCAACAAAAGCCTGGTAAAATGTCACTGGCACCCCACAGTAGACCTACAGCGCTCTATTCAACACTCTTGCAACCCTTATTATTTCAATGTGTTCCGACGCATTATTTACCAAAACAAACTGGTTGACAGTACTGGCGGAGTATCTAAAGGAAGCGATGGTAAAATTGGCTATGAAAAGTGGCGACAACACCTTTTGAGCTTTGGCTTGGGAGCCAAAACAGGCATTGACCTTAACAACGAAAAAGGGGGCAATGTACCATCACTTTCGTTTTATAACCGAAAGTTTGGCGAAGGTAAATGGAAATTTTCTAACATTTATTCTTTGAGTATTGGCCAGGGCGAACTAGGGGTTACACCGTTACAGATGGCAAATATTGCGGCCATTATAGCCAACCAGGGGTATTACTACACGCCACACCTGATTAAGGGGATAGGCAAAAACAAGAAAAAATTGCCTGAGTTTATCAAAAAACATAAGGTAACCATTGACCCTCAGTACTTTAAACTTATTATAGACGGTATGGAAGGGGCAGTAAAAGCAGGTACAGTAGCTGGTTATGCCATTATGCCCGACATTACCATATGTGGTAAAACTGGTACTGCACAAAACCCACACGGAGAAGATCACTCAGTATTTATTGCGTTTGCTCCTAAAGAAAATCCTAAAATAGCCATTGCAGTATATGTAGAGAATGCCGGATTTGGAGGAACTTGGGCGGCTCCTATTGCTAATCTAATGATTGCCCGCTATCTCAAGGGAAAAACATTGCGCCCCAGCACAGAAAAAATGGTCATAGAAAAAAGCTTTATCAATTGA
- the mreC gene encoding rod shape-determining protein MreC, translating to MQSLFLLIKRFRTPILFLLLEIFCLILIVTRNKYQNTIFYNISSEYTGQLLGVSNSVWEYFNLRDVNEKLAQENAQLRYLVAKKQFAKNAQVVPIRDSLIVAQYQYDVAKVVNNSTHKHNNYLTINRGSLHGIKPGMGVISPEGAVGKIKSCSKHYSIVVSLLHSKMRISSEIKKNNSLGYIQWQGGDPSQAKMLDVPRHLNVVEKDTIVTSGYNSTFPAGITIGVVKKVGRKAEETFFDIDVQLATEFNQLSYVYVIKNRLKLEQESLERESFEDIDE from the coding sequence ATGCAATCGCTATTTTTATTAATCAAAAGATTCAGGACTCCCATTTTATTCCTGCTACTTGAAATTTTCTGCCTGATATTAATTGTTACCCGCAATAAATATCAAAACACTATTTTTTATAACATTTCGAGCGAATATACCGGGCAACTGTTAGGTGTGTCGAACAGTGTCTGGGAGTATTTCAACCTGAGAGATGTAAACGAAAAATTGGCACAGGAAAATGCCCAGTTACGCTATTTGGTGGCAAAAAAACAATTTGCCAAAAATGCCCAGGTAGTCCCCATTCGCGATTCGCTCATTGTAGCACAGTACCAATATGATGTGGCCAAGGTAGTAAACAACTCTACCCATAAACACAATAATTATCTTACGATTAACCGAGGGAGCCTGCACGGTATAAAACCTGGCATGGGGGTCATTTCTCCAGAAGGAGCAGTAGGCAAGATCAAATCTTGCTCTAAGCACTACTCTATTGTAGTGTCACTGTTGCACTCTAAAATGAGGATTTCGTCAGAGATCAAAAAGAACAATTCATTGGGCTACATACAGTGGCAGGGAGGCGACCCCTCTCAAGCCAAAATGCTGGACGTACCCCGACATTTGAACGTAGTAGAAAAAGACACCATCGTTACCTCTGGCTATAACAGTACTTTTCCGGCAGGCATTACCATTGGTGTAGTAAAAAAAGTAGGTAGAAAAGCAGAAGAAACCTTTTTTGACATTGATGTACAGCTTGCCACTGAATTCAATCAGTTGTCTTATGTATATGTCATCAAAAACAGATTAAAATTAGAACAAGAGTCGCTTGAGCGAGAGTCATTTGAAGATATAGATGAATAA
- a CDS encoding rod shape-determining protein: MGLFDFFTGDIAIDLGTANTLIIHKDKVVVDEPSIIAIDRKNSKVIAIGKQAMQMHEKTHREIETIRPLKDGVIADFTAAEQMIRGLIKMINSGSRFFTPSYRMVICIPSGITEVEKRAVKDSAEHCGAREVYMIHEPIAAAIGIGINIDEPVGSMIVDIGGGTTEIAVIALSGIVCEQSIKTAGDVFTQDILNYMRRQHNLLIGERSAERIKMEVGSAMAELDEPPADYEVRGRDLMTGIPKTIKVSYSEIAFCLDKSISKVEDGVLKTLEMSPPELSADIYNNGIYLTGGGALLKGLDQRLALKTKLPIHIADDPLRAVVRGTGIALKNLEAYKPVLMS; encoded by the coding sequence ATGGGATTATTTGATTTTTTTACTGGCGACATCGCCATCGACCTTGGTACTGCCAACACTCTCATTATCCACAAAGATAAAGTTGTGGTTGATGAACCCTCTATAATTGCCATAGATCGAAAAAACAGTAAGGTAATTGCAATTGGCAAACAAGCCATGCAAATGCACGAAAAAACCCACCGGGAAATAGAAACTATCCGCCCTTTGAAAGATGGTGTAATCGCAGATTTTACTGCAGCTGAGCAAATGATTCGTGGTTTGATCAAAATGATCAACTCAGGAAGTCGTTTTTTCACACCCTCTTATCGAATGGTGATTTGTATTCCTTCTGGTATTACCGAAGTAGAAAAAAGAGCGGTAAAAGACTCGGCTGAACACTGCGGTGCACGCGAAGTATATATGATACACGAGCCTATTGCAGCCGCTATAGGTATTGGTATCAATATAGATGAGCCAGTGGGTTCTATGATTGTAGACATTGGAGGTGGTACTACCGAGATTGCCGTAATTGCCCTTTCGGGGATTGTATGCGAGCAATCTATCAAAACTGCCGGGGATGTGTTTACTCAGGACATTCTAAACTATATGCGTCGTCAGCATAACCTATTGATTGGTGAGCGTTCGGCTGAACGTATCAAAATGGAAGTAGGTTCGGCAATGGCTGAGCTCGACGAACCACCTGCCGACTACGAGGTAAGAGGACGCGACCTGATGACGGGTATTCCTAAAACAATCAAGGTGAGTTATTCTGAGATTGCTTTTTGCCTTGACAAGTCTATCTCTAAAGTAGAAGACGGGGTGTTGAAAACCCTGGAAATGTCTCCTCCAGAACTTTCTGCTGATATTTACAACAATGGTATTTATTTGACTGGTGGTGGAGCATTGCTCAAAGGTTTAGATCAGCGTTTGGCGCTTAAAACCAAGCTACCTATACATATTGCCGATGATCCATTAAGAGCTGTAGTACGAGGTACTGGTATTGCCCTAAAAAACCTTGAAGCATACAAACCAGTATTGATGAGCTAG
- the purH gene encoding bifunctional phosphoribosylaminoimidazolecarboxamide formyltransferase/IMP cyclohydrolase has product MKKIESALISVFHKEKLDKIVKLLDQNGVKIYSTGGTQKFIQSLDVEVHAVEDLTGYPSILGGRVKTLHPKVFGGILTRREEAQDTVQIEQYEIPSIDLVIVDLYPFEDTVASGASESDIIEKIDIGGISLIRAAAKNFKDVAVLASREQYDDFNALLEQNQGATSLADRKRLAAQAFDISSHYDTAIFNYFNQDAELPRFKQSFRQAKTLRYGENPHQKGHFYGNLDEMFDQLHGKELSYNNLVDVDAAVALMEEFDETETAYAILKHTNACGVATGSTPKEAYLRALAGDSVSAFGGVIVTNNTVDAETAEELHKLFFEVLIAPDFNADALEILKGKKKRILLKKKTNLPASPLFKTLLNGVIGQDRDATIESAADLKPVTKKEATADEIKALVFASKIAKHTKSNTIVLAKDNQLCASGVGQTSRVDALKQAIIKAKHFGFDLNGAVMASDAFFPFPDCVEIAHEAGITAVIQPGGSIKDQASIDYCNNNDIAMVFTGVRHFKH; this is encoded by the coding sequence TTGAAAAAGATAGAATCTGCCCTGATTTCAGTTTTTCACAAAGAAAAACTAGACAAAATTGTCAAGCTTTTAGATCAAAACGGAGTCAAAATATACTCTACTGGTGGCACCCAAAAATTTATCCAATCACTTGACGTAGAAGTACACGCTGTAGAAGACCTCACCGGATACCCTTCTATTTTGGGAGGTCGGGTAAAAACCTTACACCCTAAAGTTTTTGGAGGTATTCTTACCCGCAGAGAAGAAGCACAAGACACCGTTCAAATTGAGCAATACGAAATCCCTTCTATCGACCTGGTCATCGTAGACTTGTACCCATTTGAAGACACTGTGGCTTCGGGTGCCAGCGAGAGCGACATCATCGAGAAAATAGACATTGGGGGTATTTCGCTAATAAGAGCTGCCGCCAAAAACTTTAAAGATGTGGCAGTGCTTGCCTCTCGTGAACAATACGACGATTTTAATGCCTTGCTTGAACAAAACCAAGGGGCTACCTCTTTGGCAGACCGCAAGCGTTTGGCTGCTCAGGCGTTTGACATTAGCTCTCATTACGACACGGCTATTTTCAACTATTTCAATCAAGACGCTGAACTTCCTCGTTTCAAGCAAAGCTTCCGCCAGGCAAAAACATTGCGTTATGGAGAAAACCCTCACCAAAAAGGGCACTTTTACGGTAACCTTGACGAAATGTTTGACCAACTGCATGGCAAAGAATTATCTTACAACAACCTAGTAGACGTTGATGCGGCAGTGGCATTGATGGAAGAATTTGACGAAACAGAAACGGCGTATGCCATACTCAAACATACCAATGCCTGTGGAGTAGCCACTGGCAGTACCCCCAAAGAGGCTTACTTAAGAGCACTTGCCGGGGATTCGGTTTCGGCTTTTGGTGGGGTAATTGTTACTAACAACACCGTAGACGCTGAAACTGCCGAAGAATTGCACAAATTATTCTTTGAAGTTTTGATTGCCCCCGATTTCAACGCAGATGCGCTGGAGATTCTCAAAGGCAAGAAAAAACGGATTTTGTTAAAAAAGAAAACAAATTTACCCGCTTCTCCGTTGTTCAAAACTTTGCTTAATGGAGTGATTGGGCAAGACAGAGACGCAACCATAGAAAGTGCTGCCGATCTGAAACCTGTGACGAAAAAAGAGGCTACCGCCGACGAAATAAAAGCTTTGGTGTTTGCCAGCAAAATAGCCAAGCACACCAAGTCGAACACTATAGTACTGGCCAAAGACAATCAGTTGTGTGCCAGTGGTGTAGGACAAACGTCGCGAGTAGATGCGCTTAAACAAGCCATTATCAAAGCCAAACATTTTGGTTTTGACCTAAATGGAGCTGTGATGGCTTCTGATGCCTTTTTCCCTTTTCCCGACTGTGTAGAAATTGCCCACGAAGCAGGCATCACAGCCGTAATTCAACCGGGGGGCTCTATCAAAGACCAAGCATCTATCGACTATTGCAACAACAACGACATAGCAATGGTCTTTACTGGGGTTCGCCATTTTAAACACTAA
- the purN gene encoding phosphoribosylglycinamide formyltransferase codes for MKNIAIFASGTGSNAQKIIEHFEDSSLAKVSLVVSNKPQAKVLDKAQSFGVPTQVINRQSFYQSNEVVDLLKQHQIDLIVLAGFLWLVPQNLIEVFPQRVINIHPALLPKHGGKGMYGMKVHQAVVANKETKTGITIHYVNEHYDEGKAIFQKSCPVAPEDTPEVVAKKVQLLEHEHFPKVVEELVKNLQI; via the coding sequence ATGAAAAACATTGCTATTTTTGCTTCTGGTACGGGCAGTAACGCCCAAAAAATAATAGAACATTTCGAAGACAGTTCGCTGGCAAAGGTGAGTCTGGTGGTGTCAAACAAACCTCAGGCAAAGGTACTTGACAAAGCGCAAAGTTTTGGTGTGCCTACCCAGGTGATCAACCGTCAAAGTTTTTACCAAAGCAACGAGGTGGTTGACTTGCTCAAACAACACCAGATTGACTTGATTGTATTGGCGGGTTTTTTATGGCTGGTGCCCCAAAATCTGATTGAGGTATTTCCTCAGCGGGTGATCAATATTCATCCGGCATTATTGCCCAAACACGGAGGCAAGGGTATGTATGGCATGAAAGTACACCAAGCGGTGGTGGCAAATAAGGAAACTAAAACTGGCATAACTATCCATTATGTAAACGAACATTACGACGAGGGCAAAGCTATCTTTCAGAAAAGCTGCCCAGTAGCCCCAGAAGACACTCCGGAAGTGGTGGCAAAAAAAGTGCAACTACTTGAACATGAGCACTTTCCAAAAGTGGTAGAAGAATTGGTAAAAAACCTACAGATATAA
- a CDS encoding geranylgeranylglycerol-phosphate geranylgeranyltransferase: MPQNNTTTLVKKDSWTSFLKLVRWQNLMIIVFTQYMVKIFLISPQQPWLTTLQELPLLIISSSTVIVAAAGYIINDYYDIKIDRVNKPKRIVIGRLIKRRVALGAHFTLNFIGIGLGVWLSLKVGVINFIAGFLLWLYSNQLKRLPLVGNAAIAVLTAMVVIVMAVYYEQQQLSLFTFATFAFFITIIREIIKDMEDVRGDATFGCKTLPIVWGMRRTKNVIYVFLGILTAILLSTLFVYRHLFILYLVIFVLPSLFFLFIRLRRADTKKEYRYLSHFCKFIMLIGVLSMVLVF; encoded by the coding sequence ATGCCCCAAAACAATACTACAACATTAGTCAAAAAAGATTCCTGGACGAGCTTTCTTAAACTGGTAAGGTGGCAAAACCTGATGATCATAGTTTTTACCCAATACATGGTCAAAATTTTTCTTATCAGCCCTCAACAGCCCTGGCTTACTACTTTACAAGAACTTCCGCTATTGATCATTAGCTCCTCTACGGTGATTGTGGCAGCGGCGGGTTACATTATCAACGATTATTATGACATTAAAATAGACCGGGTCAATAAACCCAAACGCATTGTGATAGGGCGGCTCATCAAACGGAGGGTAGCATTAGGCGCACACTTTACCCTCAATTTTATTGGCATTGGTTTAGGTGTCTGGCTCAGCCTTAAAGTAGGGGTCATTAACTTTATTGCGGGTTTTCTGCTTTGGTTGTACTCCAACCAACTCAAACGCCTGCCACTGGTGGGCAATGCCGCTATAGCGGTGCTCACAGCAATGGTGGTGATAGTGATGGCAGTATACTACGAGCAACAGCAGCTGTCGTTGTTTACCTTTGCTACGTTTGCTTTTTTTATCACCATTATCCGCGAAATAATCAAAGATATGGAAGATGTAAGGGGAGATGCTACCTTTGGCTGCAAAACCCTGCCCATTGTATGGGGCATGCGCCGCACCAAAAACGTAATTTATGTATTTCTGGGTATTCTCACAGCTATATTACTCTCTACGCTCTTTGTATATCGTCATTTATTTATACTTTATCTGGTCATTTTTGTGCTCCCATCACTTTTTTTCCTTTTTATTCGCCTTCGCCGTGCCGATACCAAAAAAGAATACAGATATTTGAGTCACTTTTGCAAATTTATTATGCTGATAGGGGTGTTGAGTATGGTGTTGGTTTTTTAA
- a CDS encoding M20 family peptidase, with amino-acid sequence MLRKILFIFLAGLLLIVIVLFINAYRLPSRQMALKPVASVDISANAFEHLSKAITLPTTSLKRGAPIDTAAFIHLHQHLRNSFPLVHSQLKLRKINQFSLLYYWKGSSPQLKPILWAAHTDVVPVEKGTESKWKHPPFAGNISNGFIWGRGALDDKMNVLGMLEAVEHLLKNGYVPKRSIYLAFGHDEEISGHEGAKKIAQYLIKRGVQLEYVLDEGLFVLKGLMPGVAKPVAYVGVAEKGYANVKLSVAVNGGHSSRPPLQTPVRILSQAIVDLETHQFPASIQGATGELMDFLAPEMDLGFKLVFANRWLFSSVIKNIMAGEATSNAVLRTTIAPTMLQGSPKPNVMPANPSAVINLRLSPGETKKTLLAHFKKVIDNPKVKVKILNTEFNIPVPLSDVKAASFQKLQKTIHQLFPEALVAPALMVAGTDSKHYQTLSKNIYRFSPLYLENKEIDSFHGTNERISKKSYQQLIRFYIQLIKNSD; translated from the coding sequence ATGTTAAGAAAAATCTTATTTATATTTTTGGCGGGGTTGTTATTGATAGTCATTGTGTTATTTATCAATGCCTATCGTTTACCTTCGCGCCAAATGGCCTTAAAACCTGTAGCTTCAGTTGATATTTCTGCCAATGCCTTCGAGCACCTTTCAAAAGCCATTACTTTGCCCACCACCTCGCTCAAAAGAGGAGCCCCAATAGATACAGCAGCTTTTATACACTTGCACCAGCATTTACGCAATAGTTTTCCCCTAGTGCATAGCCAACTTAAGTTGAGAAAAATCAATCAATTTAGTTTGCTGTACTATTGGAAAGGCTCCAGCCCCCAGCTTAAGCCAATACTTTGGGCTGCCCATACTGATGTAGTACCTGTAGAAAAAGGCACTGAAAGTAAATGGAAACACCCTCCTTTTGCGGGCAATATTAGCAATGGATTTATTTGGGGGAGGGGAGCCCTGGACGACAAAATGAATGTGTTGGGAATGCTAGAGGCGGTAGAACATTTGCTTAAAAACGGTTATGTACCCAAACGCAGTATTTACCTGGCTTTTGGGCACGACGAAGAAATAAGTGGACACGAAGGTGCCAAAAAAATTGCCCAATACCTGATCAAGCGAGGGGTACAACTAGAGTATGTACTCGACGAAGGCTTGTTTGTGCTAAAGGGTCTAATGCCTGGGGTGGCAAAGCCTGTGGCTTATGTAGGGGTAGCAGAAAAGGGCTATGCCAATGTAAAACTAAGTGTAGCTGTCAACGGAGGACACTCGTCACGACCACCGCTACAAACCCCTGTGCGTATATTGAGTCAAGCAATTGTGGATCTCGAAACGCACCAGTTTCCGGCAAGCATCCAAGGAGCTACTGGAGAGTTGATGGATTTTCTGGCTCCAGAGATGGACCTGGGTTTTAAATTGGTCTTTGCCAATCGTTGGTTGTTTAGTTCGGTGATCAAAAATATTATGGCAGGCGAAGCTACTTCCAATGCTGTGTTGCGCACTACTATAGCGCCTACTATGCTACAGGGCAGCCCTAAGCCAAATGTGATGCCTGCTAACCCTAGTGCTGTGATTAACCTGCGTTTGAGCCCGGGCGAAACTAAAAAAACGTTGTTGGCTCACTTCAAAAAAGTAATTGACAATCCCAAGGTAAAGGTGAAAATACTGAACACTGAGTTTAACATCCCAGTTCCATTGTCTGATGTAAAGGCAGCCAGCTTTCAAAAACTGCAAAAAACCATTCATCAACTTTTTCCTGAGGCATTGGTGGCTCCTGCGCTCATGGTAGCAGGCACCGACTCTAAACACTATCAGACCTTGAGCAAAAATATTTACAGGTTTAGCCCTTTGTATCTGGAGAACAAAGAAATTGATAGTTTTCATGGAACCAATGAACGTATTTCAAAGAAAAGCTATCAGCAATTAATTCGTTTTTATATTCAGTTGATTAAAAACAGCGATTGA